From the Hevea brasiliensis isolate MT/VB/25A 57/8 chromosome 15, ASM3005281v1, whole genome shotgun sequence genome, one window contains:
- the LOC110649715 gene encoding uncharacterized protein LOC110649715, producing MKRGVSMNAGKCDPCAVVADGMIFVLSSSLVFNVTVPGYTEKGMPIDNSIRFFECFDPESDKWMVLDDPPIDIPTLWRFFFVGGRSIFFVGGDADGFRVLSGFNLNTLEWTTLTKMEKEKITAEASISVICLLGHLLVVWDFLLLFQMITPALLNCLSKNCLFCQS from the coding sequence ATGAAAAGGGGTGTGTCTATGAACGCCGGAAAATGTGATCCATGTGCAGTTGTGGCTGATGGTATGATTTTTGTTCTTAGTAGCAGCCTTGTTTTTAACGTCACTGTACCTGGTTATACCGAGAAAGGGATGCCCATCGATAATTCTATCAGATTTTTTGAATGCTTTGATCCTGAGAGCGATAAATGGATGGTCCTTGATGATCCGCCAATAGATATTCCGACCTTGTGGCGCTTCTTCTTCGTTGGCGGAAGGAGTATTTTCTTTGTTGGCGGTGACGCAGACGGTTTCAGGGTACTTTCAGGCTTCAATCTCAACACCTTAGAATGGACAACCTTGACGAAGATGGAGAAGGAGAAGATTACTGCTGAGGCTTCAATCTCTGTTATCTGCTTACTGGGTCATCTCCTTGTGGTTTGGGATTTCCTGCTACTATTCCAGATGATTACTCCCGCGCTGTTAAATTGTTTATCCAAAAATTGTTTATTCTGCCAGTCTTGA
- the LOC110640199 gene encoding uncharacterized protein LOC110640199, whose product MYDVGIAFNAVNYDSLGEMIRAIENYGREMKPPSFHEVRVRLLNKEVQIINDLLESHKEEWENYGCTLMCDGWTDRKGRTLINFLANSPKGSVFIKSVDASDESKTAALLASLIEKELMEIGPEKVVQVVTDNASNNVAAGRILEANFPHLYWTPCATHCIDLMLEDIFKIRVFK is encoded by the exons ATGTATGATGTGGGAATAGCTTTTAATGCTGTGAATTATGATAGCTTAGGGGAAATGATTCGAGCAATTGAAAATTATGGGAGAGAAATGAAACCTCCAAGTTTTCATGAGGTTAGAGTTCGATTACTTAACAAAGAAGTGCAAATCATAAATGATCTTCTCGAGTCTCATAAAGAAGAGTGGGAAAATTATGGATGTACATTGATGTGTGATGGATGGACGGATAGAAAAGGGAGAACCTTGATTAATTTCTTGGCTAATAGTCCAAAGGGAAGTGTATTTATTAAATCAGTTGATGCAAGTGATGAATCAAAGACAGCGGCATTGTTGGCTAGTTTGATTGAGAAAGAATTGATGGAAATTGGTCCCGAAAAAGTAGTTCAAGTTGTTACAGATAATGCATCAAATAATGTTGCAGcag GGAGAATATTGGAAGCAAATTTTCCTCATCTATACTGGACTCCATGTGCAACGCATTGTATAGATTTGATGTTGGAGGATATCTTTAAGATCCGTGTTTTCAAATAA